The window AGCGAACCGTAGAAGGATACCCTCACCTGAAGGTGGGGGTATCCTTTATTTATGCTTAAGTATTTAACTTTCTTATTTACACAGGGCATTTTAATTCAGTGGTAAAGGAGAGAGAAGAGGATGAGTACCTCTTTAAAGTGTTTACACTTATCGCCATCAGACATTCTGGATTTTACCTGGGATAAATATCAAAGGAAGGTCTCCCGGCTGAATCGTCCTGTGGTTATTGCCTGGGGGCTAACTAATGCCTGTGATCTAAGATGCATTCATTGTGCGGTGGAAGCAGGGAAACCTGCCAAGAATGAATTGTCTACTGAAGAGGCATTTATGGCAATAGACAATATGGCAGAGGCGGGGACAAAACACCTGTTGATAGCCGGTGGAGAGCCACTTGTAAGGGAAGACATCTTTACTCTGGCAGACTATGGATCGAAAAAGCTATCGGTAGGGATTAATACCAATGGGTTTTCCCTTAACCGATCCGTAGCACAAAGATTGAAGGATGCCGGTGTTAATCAGATAAGAATCAGCCTTGATGGGGCTAAATCAAAAACCCATAACTTAATAAGAGGAAAAGACTCATTTGAAAGGGCGGTAGAGGCAATAGAAACCTGCGTCAGCCTGGGTTTTGCTGATGTGGGAATTGAGGCAACCATATCTCTATTAAACTATGATGAACTTCCTGAAATGATCAAACTCGCTTCTGATCTTGGAGTAGGTGTATTTGAAGCAGGGGATATGGCACCTGCAGGAAGGGCAAAGAAACTTGCACACTTCTGTTTATCGAGAGAGCAAAGGAGAGAAATGCTGAAATTCCTTGCTGAAATACAGGAGACTATACCCACGCTTATTATAACCTCCGAGCTGCCCCATATTTTTATAGTAAGTAAGAGCATGCAGAATAAATGCATCGATCCTTATTCAAAAGAAGTATCCCTGGGTTGTGGGGCAGGGATAGCAGGTGCCGGTCTCACAGTGGATGGCAAAATCGTACCCTGTCCTCTTGGTTTACTGGCAGAAGTTGGCGACATCAGAAGAGATAGGTTGAAGGATGTCTGGTTAAATTCTCCCTTATTGAAGAAACTGCAATCAAGGAAAGTAGGCGGTAAATGCGGGAGGTGTGAGTATCAGTACGCATGTGGTGGATGCAGAGGGGCAGCCGCTATAGCAGGAGACCCCATGGGAGAGGACCCCAGTTGCTGGCATGAACCTGCTCTCAAATAGATAGGTCTATACATATTTTCCTTGACCTTCCTATCTGACCGGCAGGCAAAGCTTTAGCTTTTTTAATATGCAATCCCCGTCCAAGAATCGGCATTAGGAGGTGTAATATGACAACAAAAATGACCGAGCCGGGAAAAAAGAGTTTACAGACAACATCAGAGATAGGCAAAGCTATAAAAGCGTATTACGGGCTTGTAAAGGCAGCAAAGGAGGAAGGGAAACCGGTGATCTGGTCTGCTGGACTGATACCCAGGGAGATCTATCATTGTGTTGATGCACCGATAATCGCGATTGAGCATCTCCCGCTTGTACTTGCATCCAAACAGTTATCCAGTCATTATTGCCAGATCGCTGAGGCAGACGGGCTTTCGAGGGATGTCTGTCCCTATCATAGGACTTTTGCAGGGTGTGCGATTGCTACGGAGCGTGATGCATATCTTGAGAAATTTTTTGTCCCTCCTGATCTTATAATAGCAAGCAATCTTCCGTGTATGTCCGAATCCAAGTCCTTCCTGTATTCGGTTAATCATTACAATTGTCCTTACTACTTCATTGATGCTCCAATAAATACATGGGGGAAAGAGATTCCTGACTATGCTATCGAGTATTATGCAGGTCAGTTGAAAGGCGCAATAGATTTTATGGGAGAGCACGGATACAAAGTAGATATGAACAAACTCAAAGAGGCCGTCCGGCTTTCCAAAAGGCTTATTGAACTCTGGAATGAGATAGACAACTGTAGAAAGACTGTGCCTACACCAATGAGTGCTGTTGATGGCAACACTGCGTGCTATCCGCTTTTTCAAATGAGCGGAACCGAGCTTGGGGTTACCCTTTATGAAAAAGTGCTTGAAGAGGTGAAGGGCAAGGTAGAGAGAAAGGAGGGCGCCCTTGACGATGAAAAGTTGAGACTTCTGTGGGTTGGGGTGCCTCCTGCCTATAACCTCGGGCTTCTCAACTATGTTGAGAAATACGGCGCCATCTTTGTGAAGAGCATGGCTGAGTATTTAGCCGGCGGTGCATATGACCCTGCCATTATTGATCCTGAGAGACCCCTTGAAAGCCTTGCCTACAGGCAGCTTGTTGACATAGCCAATCCAACATCAGCAAACTATGTTGATTTTGTTGCAAAAATAGTCAGAGATTTCCGGATAGATGGGGTTATTGTGGGAATTCAGAGGACTTGTGGATTGTTGCCAGGACGCACGAGATTGGTAAAGGATGCTGTATACGAACAGGTCGGAGTCCCGACAACAATCTTTGATATGGATGCTGTGGATTTGAGGGAATACGATGACACCACTGCGAAGGCAAATCTTGATTCCTTTATCGAAGCCTTGCTGGCTAGCAAGGCCGGGTAGACAATTTTTAAAATGTGCGTGCAGCTGAGCTTCGAATCGTAAGCCTTTAAAAGGAGGTGTTAAATGGTTATTGGTGATATTGTGAGGCGGTATGTCAAAAGGGTTTGCAAAAAGACAGCGTTGATTTTTGAACAAAAAATTTATGGGTTCTGTCAAAAGCGTTTACACTGGCGGTAGATAATTGATAAAGAAAGGGTAACTGACATTTTCTTACCAACTGCGTTTTTTCAACCGATTATAGAATGCCCTGACCTCGACAAGTATGATTACACTAGCTTACGCCGTATATTGATATTCGGATATTATCCCCCAGAGGTATGGCAAAGAGCGGTAGAGTTATTCGGAAGTATCTTTGTTATTAATCTATGGTCTTAGCAAGATAGGTTTCGTTTCTTTTCTTCCTCCTGAGGAATTTATATTCGAAGGTCTTCCAGAAAAGGTAAACAGGTAAAGTCTTGCGGTCGTGAACCATTATGTGTTGAAGCGAGGGTAGTAGATGAGCGAGGAGAGGACGTTCAACCAGGTCAGGTTGGAGAGGTTATTGCCAGAGGCCCTGATATGATGAAAGGTTACTGGAATGCCCCTGAGGCAACGGAACAAACCATAAGAGGAGGTTATGTCTACACCGGTGATCAAGCCACGGTAGATGAAGAGGGATATATTTTCCTTGTTGGTAGAAAGAAGAATAGTATTACCACTCAAGGCAATATGATTTTGCCTTTAGAAGTAGAAGAAGTCATCTTGCAGCACCCACAGGTGCTTGAGGTGGCAGTGATAGGCTTGCCGGATGAAAAACTGGGAGAGACAGTCAAAGCGGTGGTGATTAAAAGGGGCGATTATTTAACTGAAGAGGATATTATAGCATTATGCCAGGTAAACCTTCCTGACTACGCTGTTCCTCAATCGGTAGATTTTGTTGAAAGTTTACCGAAGACTGCCGGTACAGGCAGGATACAGAGATACAGGTTACGTGAAGAGTATATTCGAGCCTCTTCAAGGGGAGAGTAGCATCATTAAGAATAGGACGATAAGCCATTATTTAAGCGGGGTCGGGCAGAAATTGATGCTCGCTAAAAAGAAAAAAGCCCAAAAAACCAGGAGAGATGATTATGGAAGATTTGACTCAAATCGTAAAGGATATGGCCAAGAGCTACGGAGTTAGCAACGTTGGTATCGTGACCAACGAAACGCTAGAAGGAGGCCCTCCATCAACGGACCTATCGTATGTGTTGCCAAATGCAAAATCAGCGGTATGTTTTTCACTCTCTCTGAATGAGAAGGCGATCGAATCCTTTCTCAAAAAAGAGGACCGTATCGCCCATGAAACAGATCAGATCCGTACAAATGCCTTGGCAAGTGGGATCTCTTTGGAAATGGCCATGTTCTTGGAGCAAAAGGGTTATCCTTCGGTTGCCCAGGCAGCTAATGTTGTCTATAGAAGAGATACGGAAAAGGGACCCTTGGATATGCTACCACCTATTTCTCATAAATATATGGCCGTTCGTTCCGGAATCGGGCACTTTGGGTATTCTGGAAATGTTATCACAAAGAATGAAGGTGCCTCAATTGTCTTGGGGACACTTGTAACAGAAGCTGATCTCATTCCAACAGACCCTCTTCCAGAGGAAGACAACTACTGTGACAACTGTCGTTTATGTAATGCTGCATGTGCCTCTGGATTGATGTCGCAGGATGAAGAAGTTACTGTCACAATGCGAGGGTTCAAATTTTCCTATTCCAAGCGTCGCGACTATAATCGATGCGGCTATGTCTGTGGAGGCTTTACAGGGCTTCATCAATCCGGCAAGTGGTCGACGTGGGCACCGGGCAGATTTCCGATCCCAGAAAACGATGGCGAATTCCAACCCGCTATGCGCAAAACTGCCAGAGCATACCGAACGAGGATGTCTCATGGGAAAGGATTCTTTTCTTTCTTAATGCCCGGTTACAGAATAGAGTATACGTGTGGTCACTGTATGCTCGTGTGCCACCCGGACAAAGAGGTAAGAAAGAAACGATATGAGATGTTAATAGAAAGCGGCATAATAGTGGAAAATCCTGCTGATGGTTCCCGCGAGGCTGTCTCGCCAGAGGAGGCAACCAGACGAATTTCTTCACTGAATCCTGAGGTAAGGGCAATGTATGAGGAAGTATAGAAAAACAATGATTCAGGAAATTAAGGAAAGGCACCCTAAAAGTCATCCATCCATGATTGTGTTTTTAGCACACATTCACTAGTACTTGTGAAAGACAAAGGGTCTACGAAGTTTACAAATATCAAAAAAGTGATGATCTATGAAATTTAACTATGCAGGACTGAAACCATCGAATTTCAACCAAATGCCAGAGCAGTACATTTGGGAGCAAGATTTCCTAGTTGGGCAATGTTCGGGACAATAAAAAGGAGGATGCTGTGGCAATAGAGTTCAGAAAACTTGAGTATGATTCTTCGATTTTCAATCCAATGCAGGGGTTTGAAGAGGAAAGTCAGACTATCGAAGTACGTTTTGATCCATTGACCGGGGTGAGAAGGTTATTTAATGTAGATCTCGCAGAAAAGGCGAAACATGTGAACCAGCCTACCAATGAAAACTTTATAAAAATGATAGTAGAAAAAACAAGAAAAGGTTGTTTCTTCTGTCCGGAGAACATAGAAAAAGGAACGCCTAAATTCCCACCTGACATCTTGCCGGAGGGGAGGCTCAGGAAAGGCGATTCATGGATTTTCCCAAACCTTTTCCAGATTTATGAGATCAGTGCTGTCGGTGTCATAGGTAAAGACCATTTCCTAAAGCTCGATCAATTCTCCGTTGAAATGTTCATAAACTTCTACAGTATGATTATTGATTTCTGCCGAACTGTACATAGCAGAAAGCCGGAACTTAAATATGCAGCTTTTGGGATGAACTATTTCCCCCCCGCCGGTTCGTCTGTGCTCCACCCTCACAACCCGGTTTTTATGACCAGAGATCCCTTTCCATATCTCGATAGCATGATGAAGGAAAGTCAAAACTACCTGAACAAAAACTCCATAAACTTTTGGCAAAACCTCATAGATACGGAGAAAGAACTCGGCGAAAGGTATGTAGGGAGAACAAAAAGCGTTGAATGGATGGCTTCCTTTTCCCCTATATCAGGAAAT is drawn from Thermodesulfobacteriota bacterium and contains these coding sequences:
- a CDS encoding 2-hydroxyacyl-CoA dehydratase family protein codes for the protein MTTKMTEPGKKSLQTTSEIGKAIKAYYGLVKAAKEEGKPVIWSAGLIPREIYHCVDAPIIAIEHLPLVLASKQLSSHYCQIAEADGLSRDVCPYHRTFAGCAIATERDAYLEKFFVPPDLIIASNLPCMSESKSFLYSVNHYNCPYYFIDAPINTWGKEIPDYAIEYYAGQLKGAIDFMGEHGYKVDMNKLKEAVRLSKRLIELWNEIDNCRKTVPTPMSAVDGNTACYPLFQMSGTELGVTLYEKVLEEVKGKVERKEGALDDEKLRLLWVGVPPAYNLGLLNYVEKYGAIFVKSMAEYLAGGAYDPAIIDPERPLESLAYRQLVDIANPTSANYVDFVAKIVRDFRIDGVIVGIQRTCGLLPGRTRLVKDAVYEQVGVPTTIFDMDAVDLREYDDTTAKANLDSFIEALLASKAG
- a CDS encoding radical SAM protein; translation: MSTSLKCLHLSPSDILDFTWDKYQRKVSRLNRPVVIAWGLTNACDLRCIHCAVEAGKPAKNELSTEEAFMAIDNMAEAGTKHLLIAGGEPLVREDIFTLADYGSKKLSVGINTNGFSLNRSVAQRLKDAGVNQIRISLDGAKSKTHNLIRGKDSFERAVEAIETCVSLGFADVGIEATISLLNYDELPEMIKLASDLGVGVFEAGDMAPAGRAKKLAHFCLSREQRREMLKFLAEIQETIPTLIITSELPHIFIVSKSMQNKCIDPYSKEVSLGCGAGIAGAGLTVDGKIVPCPLGLLAEVGDIRRDRLKDVWLNSPLLKKLQSRKVGGKCGRCEYQYACGGCRGAAAIAGDPMGEDPSCWHEPALK
- a CDS encoding epoxyqueuosine reductase, which produces MEDLTQIVKDMAKSYGVSNVGIVTNETLEGGPPSTDLSYVLPNAKSAVCFSLSLNEKAIESFLKKEDRIAHETDQIRTNALASGISLEMAMFLEQKGYPSVAQAANVVYRRDTEKGPLDMLPPISHKYMAVRSGIGHFGYSGNVITKNEGASIVLGTLVTEADLIPTDPLPEEDNYCDNCRLCNAACASGLMSQDEEVTVTMRGFKFSYSKRRDYNRCGYVCGGFTGLHQSGKWSTWAPGRFPIPENDGEFQPAMRKTARAYRTRMSHGKGFFSFLMPGYRIEYTCGHCMLVCHPDKEVRKKRYEMLIESGIIVENPADGSREAVSPEEATRRISSLNPEVRAMYEEV
- a CDS encoding AMP-binding protein, whose translation is MRRSSRKGKQVKSCGREPLCVEARVVDERGEDVQPGQVGEVIARGPDMMKGYWNAPEATEQTIRGGYVYTGDQATVDEEGYIFLVGRKKNSITTQGNMILPLEVEEVILQHPQVLEVAVIGLPDEKLGETVKAVVIKRGDYLTEEDIIALCQVNLPDYAVPQSVDFVESLPKTAGTGRIQRYRLREEYIRASSRGE